Proteins from one Belonocnema kinseyi isolate 2016_QV_RU_SX_M_011 chromosome 8, B_treatae_v1, whole genome shotgun sequence genomic window:
- the LOC117178131 gene encoding MICOS complex subunit MIC13 homolog QIL1 isoform X1 yields MGLLRLVPYLKKKEVDLSRFALKTTVAGGLVYFTIQEGLWSKPEESVKIYGKIYNKVAPFVKENVPKGVINEIPDLPSTTDISDVLRNSWNKGVMTSMKFIYELPTHTSNGVNKILEIPAIKEAFGSVKSDSVTNKTQ; encoded by the exons atggGTTTGCTGCGGTTAGTACCTTATCTGAAAAAGAAAGAAGTGGACTTGTCACG ATTTGCGCTCAAGACAACCGTAGCTGGTGGTTTGGTTTATTTCACAATCCAGGAAGGCCTCTGGTCAAAGCCAGAAGAAAGTGTGAAAATCTATGGAAAAATCTACAATAAAGTTGCACCTTTTGTGAAAGAAAATGTGCCAAAAGGGGTTATAAACGag ATTCCAGACCTGCCGAGTACAACCGATATTTCCGATGTTTTGAGAAACTCCTGGAATAAGGGTGTGATGACCAgcatgaaatttatttatgaacTGCCTACACACACTTCGAATGGAGTCAATAAGATTTTAGAGATTCCAGCAATTAAGGAGGCTTTCGGGAGTGTGAAGAGTGACTCAGTCACTAATAAAACACAGTAG
- the LOC117178131 gene encoding MICOS complex subunit MIC13 homolog QIL1 isoform X2 codes for MGLLRFALKTTVAGGLVYFTIQEGLWSKPEESVKIYGKIYNKVAPFVKENVPKGVINEIPDLPSTTDISDVLRNSWNKGVMTSMKFIYELPTHTSNGVNKILEIPAIKEAFGSVKSDSVTNKTQ; via the exons atggGTTTGCTGCG ATTTGCGCTCAAGACAACCGTAGCTGGTGGTTTGGTTTATTTCACAATCCAGGAAGGCCTCTGGTCAAAGCCAGAAGAAAGTGTGAAAATCTATGGAAAAATCTACAATAAAGTTGCACCTTTTGTGAAAGAAAATGTGCCAAAAGGGGTTATAAACGag ATTCCAGACCTGCCGAGTACAACCGATATTTCCGATGTTTTGAGAAACTCCTGGAATAAGGGTGTGATGACCAgcatgaaatttatttatgaacTGCCTACACACACTTCGAATGGAGTCAATAAGATTTTAGAGATTCCAGCAATTAAGGAGGCTTTCGGGAGTGTGAAGAGTGACTCAGTCACTAATAAAACACAGTAG